Genomic window (Candidatus Neomarinimicrobiota bacterium):
ATCTTGCATTTCGTTAAGTGTTGCTACATGCTTATCGGTTAACGTTTGAATCTCACTTTCTTCACGACGAATTTCATCTTCTGAAATATGCTCTTCCTGGCCGAAATCTTTCACATGATGAAGAGCATCACGGCGAACATTACGGATAGAGATGCGCCCTTCCTCAATCAATTGATGGACATATTTAATGAGATCTTTACGCCTCTCTTCAGATAAAGCAGGTATTGGGACCATTACGGAATTACCATTATTACTGGGTGTTAAACCAAGATTCGAATCCATAATTGCTTTTTCAATAATTGGGATTAATGTTTTTTCAAAGGGCTGTAAAGTAATCAATCGTGGTTCTGGGATAGAAATCGTAGAAACCTGATTTAAGGGCATCATGGATCCGTAATAATCCACTTGGATAGAATTTAACAAATCAGGATTCGCACGACCTGTGCGTACTTTTGCCAATTCCATTCGAGTGTGACCAACAGCCTGGTCCATAAGATTAATTGCTTCTTTATTTATATCCTGCATCATAATTATTCCGTAACAGTAGTACCAATATCTTCACCCTCAACCATACGTTTTAAATCACCATCATTATTGATATTAAACACCCGAATAGGTAAAGCATTTTCTTTACATAAAGTTATGGCGGTTAGATCCATTACCCGTAGGTTTTGAGTTAAAACTTCTGAGAATGAAATATTATCATAACGTTTCGCGTCAGAATATAAAACAGGATCTTTATCATACACACCATCCACTTTTGTGCCCTTTAACAAAACTTCTGCTTTGAGCTCAGTTGCACGTAGG
Coding sequences:
- the frr gene encoding ribosome recycling factor; amino-acid sequence: MMQDINKEAINLMDQAVGHTRMELAKVRTGRANPDLLNSIQVDYYGSMMPLNQVSTISIPEPRLITLQPFEKTLIPIIEKAIMDSNLGLTPSNNGNSVMVPIPALSEERRKDLIKYVHQLIEEGRISIRNVRRDALHHVKDFGQEEHISEDEIRREESEIQTLTDKHVATLNEMQDHKEKELMEF